CCGGGGGCGGGGCTCGGGGGGTcttgggcagggggaggggcctAGGGGCGGAGACTCGAGGACCCCGGgcaggttggggtggggatggaTGGTGGCCGGGATCCTATCGGGCTGAGGGGGATGCTATCTTGAAGGCGGGGAAGGGTGACTTGTAGGGGCTACGGAGGCAGGAGAGTGCCTGCCAGTTCCACGGGGGAAATCGTGATGTCACTTGAGCTGGGCTTCTAAGAAGGTCAAATGTGTGCCGAGGCGAACCCTCCTGGGGTCACTGGgaacgtgtgtgtatatgtgtggggTATGCACTTCTCTCTCCCAATGTCCatgcagcacccccacccccggcccaggGGGCCCTAAACCCAGGAATCCTTCTCAGTGTTGGTACTGAGCATATCCCTATTTGGGGGCCCTACTCTCCCGCCCCCTGAACCTGGAGACAAAGAGACCAAGGAAGGTACCAGGGGCTCCCCCATCTCCCTTGCACACGCTTGCATACTGCACTAGGGCAGAAGCACACAGGCAAGGACggacctgcaggcagagccccttTCAGATGCGTTCTCACTGGGAGCAGCACACTCAGGTGGGCACACAAAGGGGCAGGTATGCACACACCCCTAAGGACAGGTTCCCCGAAAGGCACATGTCCCCTAATCTTGCTTGTATATGCTGAGTACTATTTCCTAGCCCACCTACCTATCTGTACTTCCAGATCTTTCCTTGGATTTCACACCGGGTCCAGGGCCCGCTGCCTGTTACCATGCCCTTCCTCTCcacccttctctcccttcctctggctAGTCTTCAGGTCTGGCCCGGGGAATTGAAAGAATAAGTCAGAATCTCagcaagggtgtgtgtgtggggttcCTAAAGCTAGTCAGCAGCGAGGAGGAGAGGGAAACCCCAGGCAGCCACCAGAAATCTGACTCAGTACCTGTCATTAAGTGGCTGTGGGTGCCAGCACCCAGGATGCAAAGAGAATGAGGCCCTGCCCTCAGGAGCACCCAATCTAGTGCAGGAGCCagacatgtaaacaactcattgGGGCGACAGTGCAAGCAGCATGTGCTAAGTGCTTAGCAGGCCCTGGTACCAAAATCGTTTTCTCTTGACAAATGGCTAGGCTGCAAACATCTTCCTCTCAACCCCCTACCCCCATCCCACATCCCTTCTCCCCAGCCACATGCCTCTGCCCTTCTGGATATTTCTTCCTGGATGGCCTTCTGCCCAGGGACACAAGGCCCCTGCCTCTCATCTTAGAACACGGGAAGGATGTTAGGGTGCAGGAGTGAGACTCGCAGGGGACCTGGGGTCCAGAACGTGCAGAAAGAGACAAGTCTTGGGGTTTCCTGGGAGGTATGAGGCTGTCTGTGCGGGGCAGGGAGGTGGATGGGTCAGAGGAAGTTGTTCCTCCTGGTTCTGGAAGAAGGGAGGGCCCCATCTGTTAAGTGGGAAGGTGATGTCATTGGGTCTCTCCACCCTTCCTGGAATACTTGGAAGGGGTCCGGGCTGGGGACCTGCCTTCGCTGATGCCTGTCTGTCCTCCCTGTCTTCCCTGTCCACACCTCCTCTCTCATTGCCATCTTTGTGTCTGTCTTTGGACCCTGTTTCTCTGTGTGCCATCCTATCCATCTGTGTCTTCTCTGCCACCGGGgcctcctccctccatctctggcTCTGATCCCTCTGCCTCTTGGGGTGTCTCTCTGCACTTCCCTGTACTGGATTCCATTCCCCTTTCTTGTCCCCATGGCTCACTCTGGGTCACTTCTGTGTGTATCTCTGGTTCTGGGATCCCATCTCGGTCTCACCTTTTCTCTGCACATCCTGTCTGTCTCTGCCTGTCATCTCTGGTGCCGGCCtctgcccctccacccctgcaTCCAACTCTGTGCTGGGTCCTGCCACTCTGTCTTACTCTCCACTCATCCCGGCCCCTTTCCCTGCCCATCTGAGCAGCAGCGTCCCATCCAGCCCTCTTTCACCAAGTCCCTCTGCCGTGAGTCCCACTGGAAGTGCCTGCTGCTCTCGCTGCTCATGTACGGCTGCCTGGGGGCCGTGGCCTGGTGCCACGTCACCACAGTGACCCGCCTCACCTTCAGCAGCGCCTACCAGGGCAACAGCCTCATGTACCACGACAGCCCTTGCTCCAACGGTTATGTCTACATACCCCTGGCCTTCCTGCTCATGCTGTATGCCGTCTACCTGGTGGAGTGCTGGCATTGCCAAGCCCGCCATGAGCTGCAGCACCGTGTGGATGTAAGCAGTGTGCGGGAGCGCGTGGGCCGCATGCAGCAGGCCACGCCCTGTATCTGGTGGAAGGCCATCAGCTACCACTATGTCCGCCGCACCCGCCAGGTCACCCGATACCGCAACGGAGATGCCTACACCACCACCCAGGTGAGGAGCTGGAGGGGTGTACAGGCCAGTCCAGATGGGAGGGGGTGCTGGGACCCTGCCTGACTGTCCCCAGGGGAAGAAGCACAGGCAGCAGTGAGCTCTTGTGGGCACTGCAACAGGAGGGTAATAACAGCCACCATAAAAATAGCAGCAAACACTTATGAGCAGCCTGGTTCTGCTCTAAGTACTTTACAAACATCAATCATTTAACCCTCAAACAACGCTATGAGGTAGGtaactattgtccccattttacagatgaggaacctgaggcttgAAGAAGTGAAGTAACTTCCCCAAAGTCAAACAGCTAGTATGTGGTGTGgtggacttgaacccaggcagtcggGCTCCAGGGTCTGCACTGTTTAGTGCTTAATGGTTGGAGCCTCACAGGCATTCTCTCACCTGTTTAGTGAGGTGGCTGTTACTGAGTCCTCTTTCACAGGTAAAGAGACCTAAGctcagtgacttgctcaaggtctgCAGCTTCCAAGTAGGAGTGCTAGACTTAAACTCAGGACCCTGGATCCCAAGTCCAAGGCTCCCAGAGGTGGGGGTCAGCTGGTAAAAAGGTGGAGGTGGGCATGGGAGGCATGGGGGTGGGTGTCAATCAGCACTTCCTGGACCTGCCAGGATTAGGCATACTAGAGCCCTGGAGGAAGAGATTTTCCCAAATGAGGGGGACCTCTCTGTCTCAGTATTGGGTAAACAAAGCCTGGGGCCTGTGAGAATCAGGAAAGAGGCTGGGTGGTAGCTAGGGTAGGAACAGGGAGTCCGGAGACAAAGGTGTCCCCCAAGGAGCTCCTCTGGAGGGCCCATTTGGAAACACACTTGTAAAAGGGAAGATGGGCAGGCTGCTTGCGGTGATGAGGGAGCAGAGTGGGACAAGGGAGGCAGTGGCAAAAGGGTCAAGCAAGCCGGAGGGGCAGTTCAGGGCCTGGGCCTGACCCCCAGACCAAGCAGGGCTTAATTCAAATGAGAAGGCACAGAGGTAGGGATGAGTCCTAACCCCGCCCGCATCTCCAACTCACTGATGAAGCTGAGGGCCTCAGTGTCTCTATAAACCCTACCCGGTAAGATCCTACCTGGCTCCAACCCGGAGCTAAACCAGGAGAGACTGAGGGTTTGACCAGGCGACAAGAGCAGCAATGGGGCGGACGAGGGTAAGCGGACAGAAGCGACTCCCGTCGCCTTCCCCGGCGCCGCAGGTCTACCATGAGCGCGTCAATACGCACGTGGCCGAGGCCGAGTTCGACTACGCGCGCTGCGGCGTCCGCGACGTGTCCAAGGCGCTGGTGGGGCTAGAGGGCGCGCCGGCCACGAGGCTGCGCTTCACCAAGTGCTTCAGCTTCGCCAGCGTGGAGGCCGAGAACGCGTACCTGTGCCAGCGCGCGCGCTTCTTCGCCGAGAACGAGGGCCTGGACGACTATATGGAGGCGCGCGAGGGCATGCACCTCAAGAACGTGGACTTCCGCGAGTTCATGGTGGCCTTCCCCGACCCGGCCAGGCCGCCCTGGTACGCCTGCTCGTCCGCCTTCTGGGCCGCGGCTCTGCTCACGCTGTCGTGGCCGCTGCGCGTGCTGGCCGAGTACCGCACGGCCTACGCGCACTACCACGTGGAGAAGCTCTTCGGCATGGAGGGCCCGGGCTCGGCCAGCGGCAGCGCGGGCGGTGGCTTTAGCCCCAGCGACGAGCTACTGCCCCCGCTGACGCACCGCCTGCCGCGGGTCAACACGGTGGACAGCACGGAGCTCGAATGGCACATCCGCTCCAACCAGCAGTTGGTGCCCAGCTATTCCGAGGCGGTGCTCATGGACCTGGCGGGACTGGGCGCGCGCTGCGCCGGGGGCGCGGCGGGCGGCTACACGCCCACGTGCCGCTACGGCGGGGTGGGCGGCCCGGGCGCGGCGGGCCTGGCCCCGTACCGGCGCAGCTGCGAGCACTGCCAGCGCGCCGTCAGCAGCTCGTCTATTTTCTCGCGCAGCGCCCTGAGCATCTGCGCCAGCCCGCGGGCTGGCCCGGGGCCGGGCGGCGGGGCGGGCTGCGGGGGCAGCCGCTTCTCGCTCGGCCGCCTCTATGGCTCCCGGCGCAGCTGCCTGTGGCGCAGCCGGAGCGGGAGTGTTAACGAGGCGAGCTGCCCCACCGAGCAGACGCGGCTGTCGAGCCAGGCCAGCATGGGGGACGACGAGGACGACGAGGACGACGAGGAGGCCGGACCGCCGCCTCCCTACCACGACGCCCTCTACTTCCCGGTGCTCATCGTGCACCGGCAGGAGGGGTGTTTGGGCCACAGTCACCGGCCGCTGCACCGCCACGGCTCCTGCGTAGAGACCTCACTGTGACCCCGGGCCCCTGGACCCGCCCGccggcctcctccctgcccctcgcCGGACTGGGCTCCCTGCGTGTAGCAGAGGTAGTCACGATGGTGGTGGCCGAGGCTGTGCTGGGCACGGCGTGGGTAGGGTGGGGGGAGGCAAGGGGTCGCGGGACATACGCCAAAGCGGCCGATCCCTGTCACCCTTCCCGCCTTCCCTGTACATAGACAgatgggaggagggggtgagagAATCCCACCCGAGCAGAGTCATCTCTTCCAGCCCCGCCCCTGAGCTCCTAGGGGGACACCTCCCCTTTCTACATGCACACCCGAGATTTCCCGTCCCGTCTTTCAACGG
This genomic window from Camelus bactrianus isolate YW-2024 breed Bactrian camel chromosome 20, ASM4877302v1, whole genome shotgun sequence contains:
- the TMEM151B gene encoding transmembrane protein 151B isoform X4 codes for the protein MSPPGSAEGESGGGGGGGGGGPGVPEEPTAAAAADEGPAREEQRPIQPSFTKSLCRESHWKCLLLSLLMYGCLGAVAWCHVTTVTRLTFSSAYQGNSLMYHDSPCSNGYVYIPLAFLLMLYAVYLVECWHCQARHELQHRVDVSSVRERVGRMQQATPCIWWKAISYHYVRRTRQVTRYRNGDAYTTTQVYHERVNTHVAEAEFDYARCGVRDVSKALVGLEGAPATRLRFTKCFSFASVEAENAYLCQRARFFAENEGLDDYMEAREGMHLKNVDFREFMVAFPDPARPPWYACSSAFWAAALLTLSWPLRVLAEYRTAYAHYHVEKLFGMEGPGSASGSAGGGFSPSDELLPPLTHRLPRVNTVDSTELEWHIRSNQQLVPSYSEAVLMDLAGLGARCAGGAAGGYTPTCRYGGVGGPGAAGLAPYRRSCEHCQRAVSSSSIFSRSALSICASPRAGPGPGGGAGCGGSRFSLGRLYGSRRSCLWRSRSGSVNEASCPTEQTRLSSQASMGDDEDDEDDEEAGPPPPYHDALYFPVLIVHRQEGCLGHSHRPLHRHGSCVETSL
- the TMEM151B gene encoding transmembrane protein 151B isoform X2, with amino-acid sequence MSPPGSAEGESGGGGGGGGGGPGVPEEPTAAAAADEGPAREEQRPIQPSFTKSLCRESHWKCLLLSLLMYGCLGAVAWCHVTTVTRLTFSSAYQGNSLMYHDSPCSNGYVYIPLAFLLMLYAVYLVECWHCQARHELQHRVDVSSVRERVGRMQQATPCIWWKAISYHYVRRTRQVTRYRNGDAYTTTQVKRPKLSDLLKVCSFQVGVLDLNSGPWIPSPRLPEVYHERVNTHVAEAEFDYARCGVRDVSKALVGLEGAPATRLRFTKCFSFASVEAENAYLCQRARFFAENEGLDDYMEAREGMHLKNVDFREFMVAFPDPARPPWYACSSAFWAAALLTLSWPLRVLAEYRTAYAHYHVEKLFGMEGPGSASGSAGGGFSPSDELLPPLTHRLPRVNTVDSTELEWHIRSNQQLVPSYSEAVLMDLAGLGARCAGGAAGGYTPTCRYGGVGGPGAAGLAPYRRSCEHCQRAVSSSSIFSRSALSICASPRAGPGPGGGAGCGGSRFSLGRLYGSRRSCLWRSRSGSVNEASCPTEQTRLSSQASMGDDEDDEDDEEAGPPPPYHDALYFPVLIVHRQEGCLGHSHRPLHRHGSCVETSL
- the TMEM151B gene encoding transmembrane protein 151B isoform X1, which gives rise to MAHSGSLLCVSLVLGSHLGLTFSLHILSVSACHLWCRPLPLHPCIQLCAGSCHSVLLSTHPGPFPCPSEQQRPIQPSFTKSLCRESHWKCLLLSLLMYGCLGAVAWCHVTTVTRLTFSSAYQGNSLMYHDSPCSNGYVYIPLAFLLMLYAVYLVECWHCQARHELQHRVDVSSVRERVGRMQQATPCIWWKAISYHYVRRTRQVTRYRNGDAYTTTQVKRPKLSDLLKVCSFQVGVLDLNSGPWIPSPRLPEVYHERVNTHVAEAEFDYARCGVRDVSKALVGLEGAPATRLRFTKCFSFASVEAENAYLCQRARFFAENEGLDDYMEAREGMHLKNVDFREFMVAFPDPARPPWYACSSAFWAAALLTLSWPLRVLAEYRTAYAHYHVEKLFGMEGPGSASGSAGGGFSPSDELLPPLTHRLPRVNTVDSTELEWHIRSNQQLVPSYSEAVLMDLAGLGARCAGGAAGGYTPTCRYGGVGGPGAAGLAPYRRSCEHCQRAVSSSSIFSRSALSICASPRAGPGPGGGAGCGGSRFSLGRLYGSRRSCLWRSRSGSVNEASCPTEQTRLSSQASMGDDEDDEDDEEAGPPPPYHDALYFPVLIVHRQEGCLGHSHRPLHRHGSCVETSL
- the TMEM151B gene encoding transmembrane protein 151B isoform X3 gives rise to the protein MAHSGSLLCVSLVLGSHLGLTFSLHILSVSACHLWCRPLPLHPCIQLCAGSCHSVLLSTHPGPFPCPSEQQRPIQPSFTKSLCRESHWKCLLLSLLMYGCLGAVAWCHVTTVTRLTFSSAYQGNSLMYHDSPCSNGYVYIPLAFLLMLYAVYLVECWHCQARHELQHRVDVSSVRERVGRMQQATPCIWWKAISYHYVRRTRQVTRYRNGDAYTTTQVYHERVNTHVAEAEFDYARCGVRDVSKALVGLEGAPATRLRFTKCFSFASVEAENAYLCQRARFFAENEGLDDYMEAREGMHLKNVDFREFMVAFPDPARPPWYACSSAFWAAALLTLSWPLRVLAEYRTAYAHYHVEKLFGMEGPGSASGSAGGGFSPSDELLPPLTHRLPRVNTVDSTELEWHIRSNQQLVPSYSEAVLMDLAGLGARCAGGAAGGYTPTCRYGGVGGPGAAGLAPYRRSCEHCQRAVSSSSIFSRSALSICASPRAGPGPGGGAGCGGSRFSLGRLYGSRRSCLWRSRSGSVNEASCPTEQTRLSSQASMGDDEDDEDDEEAGPPPPYHDALYFPVLIVHRQEGCLGHSHRPLHRHGSCVETSL